AATTTGCATAAATAACGAATTGATCTGGAAGTTAAAGGAAAAAACATGCTATAAGACCAAATAGAAGAGAAACATACACAGAGCCAAGGCTGGGAGATATTCACGAATAGATTAGAGTGAGAGGAACTTTGGTTCAAACCAATCTTGTTTCACCTAGATATAGTGTGTTTATATATAGAAATCTTCATCTAACATGTAAGTTAATGTATGTTTAGAGAAAAAAAGCAACAGATTTCTCGATAGGAAATCTtgacaataggagttgtcatcatgaaatgaagaaaattgaCCACAGAACTAAGTACAAATTTTTGGACAATGTAGGTAAAGTCATCTAAAATGATTCATTAATTCAGTAACAATATTTGGGTCTCTTTCAAAGCACAAAGATAGTACTAATAGTGGGTAGGCTCATTAAATGCAAAGCAATGAATTTAGTAAAAGAATTTTTGATAAGTTAAAGATTGCATTAAAATGGAGTATAAGGGGTACTCCAACTCCAACCCTTAAtacaaaaagagagaaaaaagaaaccAGAAAAATGAAGCCAAACCAGAAAAACCAGGACAACAGTACAGAGACCAGAGAATTACAGATACTTGCAACTGCAAATACAAACAATGTCCAACACCATTAAATGCCATCCAAAGTGCCTATACCCCAATCTGAATTTCACAAGCCTACCACGAGCCATTCCAAATCACCAAACAGTAGGAACAGCAAGAAAGCACTATACTAATAGAAAATTAGGCCAATTAGAAATTAAGCAAAATTTCATTTTCGGTCAATTGAATAAGTATTGGCTACCAAATCTAAGGCATAGGTTAATATCAATATCAACTTGATTTACATAAATTCTGCCTTTGTTTGCAAGAAACACTACTCAGATATAGACTCATCACTTGAATGCTAACACAATACATTATAACTAACTTACATATGGGTCTGATTTTTGCAACAGTAGAATTCTTTGAAAATGTTCCACAAGGATAGAAGAATGTCTTCATACCTGCACATCAAATATATATTTGGAATGAGAAGTATAGAGGAACTGGAAACTCTATTTACCTGCACATCACCCAATAGGTGGAATTAGCTACATGGATTAAACAACACCGTAATATCTTATCATGAATAATGTCTAAAGATAGACAATTTAAATCCAAATCTATACATGGTTTGGCGTATAATTTTTCTTGGTGTCCCTCTATCTCTAACTACTGGTCTACCTTATCTGGTATTCCCTCCTTACCGATGCGTCTATACAAGTCTTCTCCACATATCCCTAAATCACCCAAAAAGAGACCCTCCCATCTTTTCTACAATGAGTGCTAACTGCTACCTTGAATTTCTCTATAATGCTTGGATTCCTAATTTAATACAATTATAATATCAAAACAAATTAAACTGCAACAAAAAGGCATTCCAATTACAACACAATGTAATACACCACAGATAAgtataaaaaacataaaacttaaactcataatcatcatcatcataccaaaaaaaaaatccttcatTGAAATGGAAGGAGTTAACTTACCTATGAGAAAATCTGATTCTCCAAGAGTAGCTTCAATGTCAGCAGAGTTTTTCAAGGATAACCCAATCGTTGGAATAACATCTGAAGATTCAGGCACAACCCGTGTcctcaaattgaagaaaatctTGAACTCATGATCTGATGCACGAAATGCGCCGGAGTTTTCAGAAACACCAAAATAAGTTACACCACACCACCCTCTGAGAATTCACTCCTGAACTTACTGAGATAGTTCTTCTTAATACAAGCCTCAATTTTGACACCCTATACaacaaaataaaagaacaaaTTATAAGATATGCTTAAATTCCACATAGAAATAGAActacaaaaatacaaaataaaataaataacctGTGAATCGATCAAGACAAGATTAATAGCATATGCTTTGCCAGGTTCATCAACAGGAAACATTTCCCACAATCAAAGAACGCGAACCTTAACTTTCCATGTATCTTGCCCTTTGCATAAGCTACGAAGGGGATGGAAAGGGCCAGCAGTAAAAGCCATAATTAACAACAACCAACAATTGTCTAAACGAAAGAGGAGATAAGTAAAGAAAAATTGCTCTGACCAAGAACACAAAAATGAACACAAGATGCCAATATTTATAGACAAGTGAAAGTGAGAAGCATTTCAAAAATACAATTAAATTCAATTACGTTTCAGAAGCAAGCATGCTTGACAACTATGCATACCAAACCTCTGTTACTAACCTGACATGGCTTCTGATACAAATCTATTCTCCTCCTTCAGACAACACATTCTGAACAAATCCAAAACCTTCCTCAACAGTTCTATTTTCCTCCTTCGATTCATCACCTACCTCACAATGGCTTAAAGAAACTTAGGTCAGAATGACGAATTTTACCCCAAATCCTGGTCGAACAGGAAAACCTAAAATTTTGAATTCCTCCTTAAACACGCAACAGGGACAGGACCTGCAGGCATGATGATAACTCACGAACGCTTAGCAGGGAAACAATTATGACCTTCATCCCATACTCCATCAACGCGCTATGTGACGCCAACCATACAGAGAACCCCGAGTAGAATAGAGGCAAAAAAAGTCTCACAAGTGAGTGGCCAAGATTAAAGAGTGAAAATGGAGAGAGAGTGGAATAGACGACCCAGATTTGAAGTTCTTTTAGGAATAGTGATTTCTTGAGTCTCTTTTAAAATGTAGTAGATATGTTCACCGAATCTTTCTACTTATATGTACTATCATTCGGTGATAAATTAATGAGTGCCTAATGTCAATAGTAATATTGTAGTATCTAAAAAATGAGATGCTCCATAATATGATATGATATCCACACTGGTGACGTTCATCAGggattaataaaaattatatttttattttgttataatAAAAATTAGATCTTATATAATGAGTTTAAAAATTAGATATTATTTATTAGTAGATGACTCCTTCAGCCATGACCTCCATTTCATGGGAATGTGGAGTGTGGTTCGTGACTTGAATGGTGCTTGACGTCGAGATTTCTATGTTGGTCAGAGTGGGGGTGATCATGTGTGTGCTGAGGTTCATGCTCTTAAGTTTGGCCTTAAGCTTCTTTGGAGCATGTTGTGTCGGGAAGGTGCAGTGGGGATGGTCAATTCGAGCAGCATGTTCACGCTGGTGAGTTTGTGGACGCTTGTCACTTGTTGGACAGGGATTGAGAGGCTCACCTTAGCATATCCCTCGGGAAGCTAATGCTCATACTGATTGCCTCGCAAAGATGAGTACCTCTTCCTAATGTGCGTTCATTATTCCTGAAGATCCTCTTAATTGGGTTGTCCGTTTGATCTTTAAATATACTTTTTAGAGGTGTATTTTCGTTTGTTTGTTTAATTCCACGTTTGAATGtgtgtaaaattatttaatggaTATAAGTTACTAAATCAATAGGAAACTAGCAGCATGTTGGATTTATATGCATAATAAAATAAGTGACGTCAAATAATTTAGTTTTGTTTATGGTGCTAGTTGAGTTGAGTGGCAATGACATTGTCGGTCGACGAAACCACAGATGAGAAGAAAGGTGAATTGATGGGACCCACCCACCGAGCCAGTTGAGTTGATGGCGTCAGTTAGTTAGTTTCGTTACAAACACGCTGCACCGACCGAGCCTCCGCCTCAGTTAGTTAGTAATTGATTAGTTTCGTTATAATTTTTCTCTATATAACTTTACTTAAAAATATTAgttaaaattatataatattatttctTTTATAAATGTTacttttttcatgattttattaataaaaaatgatgaATAGTATATTATGGATTGGCCATCTAAGTGTTTACACTATGATGTGTCCTAAATGGAATGAAAAaacttttaattttcaatgaCAACTAATCATCACAATTAAAAGTCATGAGATTAATCAATTACCACATCATTAGCGTCATAGGGGGTTGGTTAATGAATTTTGTTTCATTCA
This is a stretch of genomic DNA from Lotus japonicus ecotype B-129 chromosome 1, LjGifu_v1.2. It encodes these proteins:
- the LOC130728974 gene encoding uncharacterized protein LOC130728974; translation: MFPVDEPGKAYAINLVLIDSQGVKIEACIKKNYLNHEFKIFFNLRTRVVPESSDVIPTIGLSLKNSADIEATLGESDFLIGMKTFFYPCGTFSKNSTVAKIRPICICLE